TTGCCATCAAACTTAGACCCGATGTTGCAGCGAAATGGAAAGTCATTGAGATAACAAGCGATTATCAGGGTCCTTGGTTGAAGGGATGATGTGGATCGTCCGATGGCTCGAAAGTTTTCTAGTGTAAACCTCTCAAAATTGTAGACAATTAACTTACGCGAGCTTTGATCTCTTGATTTAGTTCTTCTTCTGACATGAGATTCCTCTCTAAATTTTCTGCTTTCTAGCAGTGGTTATTGTCGCTGACATAGGAATATAAAAACATGAAATATCACTTGTGACTAAACTCACAGATTAAGCAGAAGTAGATCAACACCTTAGTCATTAATTGGAGAGATAGTAAGTACATCGAAGGGATTCAACCCTCACAACTATCTAAGACAATGAACAACACTGAACTCACTCTTGATCAAGAACTAAGTCTTAATGAACTTGAAGATATTTCTGGAGGCTTATGTCCTGCCAGTATGCTCGTAGGTGCAATGTTCGCAACTGTTGTCATTGGCTGGGTTGCTGCTGAGAAAGCCGGCAGTCCTGGAAGTTTTAAGTCTTCATTTGGTGGAAAAGACAAGAATAAAAAAAAGAATAAAAAGCAAGAAGATAACTAAATCAAAATTACATAATTAATAATTCAATTCGTCTAAAAGCACTCATTAACTGGGTGCTTTTTTCTTGCTCACCTCGTGTGACCAATCTCACAGGACTAGTTGAACCAGATCAATACGTGAGTCATTGATTCGAGAGATAGTAAGTACATCGAAGGGATTTAACCCTCACAACTATCTAAGACAATGAACAACACTGAACTCACTCTTGATCAACTATCTGAAATTTCTGCAGGCACCTCTCGTCCATGGTGTGGAACATGTAGTGGTAACTTTCCTCGCATGCCTTGGATATTTGATAATAAGACTGGAAAGATCATCGTTAAGAAGCCCGGAAAGAAATTCACCAGATAAAAAAAAATCGTGGAAGATCTGTACGCAGATATTAATTAGCCCGTTAATTTATTTACCCTGCTTTGGCGGGGTATTTTTTTGTCGGTTCTGTCTAATTCCTACTCAATTTCTTTTTGCCTATTTTTTTCTCATGGTTTTCAACCGTTGGAAGTATATTAGTTATTGGTCCTTCAGTCGGATATTCAATTCTTTGTTGTACTTCTTGCTCGTAAGTGGAAACTATCTCTCTAACCTCTTCACCATGCACAAATTTAATTTCACCTGTATCTACATTTGCGACTTGAAAAAGCGTGGGAGCTAATGGATCTCTTGCACCTCCAACAAATGAGAGAACTTTGCAAATTTCATCCTCACCAACTAGAACAGTGTCTCTGGATTTGACACGAAGGAATAGTGGATCCTCTTCTATTTCATGCATCTTTCTTTTCCTTACTCTCAAAATCACTGGCAATTGATTTCAAAATTCCAGCTATGTAGTCGGGAGGACATTGGAGTTCTTCAAGTAAGTCATTGGCTTCGTCTTCAATAAATTCACAACTGCTGCTAATTACCCCATTTATTTGATCAGCTGTTGGTTTCCATTCTTCAGTCATAGCGATTACTAATGTTTGATTACTTACTACCAGCCAGTCGAAGTGCTGTAGTTGATTTATTCCAAAAAAATAGAAGGCTAACTGCCCCCTAAAAAATCGACTGTCAACCGAGATTTAAATCTACCAATCGGGATACTCTCCTTGGACTGGTTCCTCATAAAATTCACCTTTTTTGATGCCAGCAAAATATTCAATTAAAAATTCTTCCTGGTTTGTTTGGTCTTCCAACTTAAGCGTCAGTTTCTTCTAATTGCTCAGTCTTAGCATCTTGATTTGATTTGTCTTTAGAACAACCCCCTTCACCCCAACCCCAAGCAAGAGATGGACCAGCAATAACTGAAAGAGCAAAAACTAATGGAATAACCTTTTTCATTTTGAACTTAAAAGTAGTTCCAACATCTTAAGAGCATTTTTCTGTAGCCGTTAAATACAGTTAAATCAAATTGAACATTCATTAATGAGTTACTCCGCCATCAATGATGGTGATATTTGTATCAGTTGAATTAGCCCAGCGTAATTTGCTTAGTTCTTGATATTCCGAACTGTTAAAAGCATCGACCGCAGCTTGTTTTGATGGGAACTCAATAATGACACCTAATTTTCCACCTTTTCCTTCAACAGTTTCGGCTTTCATATCTTTCGCAATTACTGAACCACCTACCGATTCCACCCAAGGCTGAAAGGCTTCAACATATTCAGCAAAAGCTGGATTAGTAACCGTAGTAGTAACAAGCCAAAGCCCCTTAGTCATGAAACAAAAAAATAATTCAAAAGAGTTTCACATACTCCATCTTCTTTGTATATGAATATCAGAGAATCCTTTAACTTCCTTTATTCCATAAAACTTTTGGATTCTGCTTTGATCTCATTCCTGACACATATCTGACACAAACAGCTGATCAGCCAAAAAATCATTAAAAAAGACAGGAGGGGAAACCTGTCTATGAGCGATCAGGGCAACAGGATTCGAACCAGTGACCTAGTGATCCTCAAGCACTAGGTCATATAGCTTAAAAGAAAGCTGAAGATTGATTTGGAACTAACAAATAACATTAGAATGTCATATGTGTGTCACAGACCCACCCCCCAAGCGATTTCTTTTTACGACTGCAGGTAGGGGGTTGAAATATTCATCAATCCTTTACCGCTATTGCGAAGCTCTTCCCCTGTATTCGATGGAAAAGGCCAAGACAAAACAGTGTTCTAAACAAGCACTGGAGAACTAAATAATAGGTTGTTTTTCTTTCTCTTTATTCGCTGGAGCTATAGCTTTTAGCTCTTCTTGTAGTTCATGCTCACGCTCTTCAAGTACTTTGACTCGAGCCTGATAGT
This is a stretch of genomic DNA from Prochlorococcus marinus str. MIT 0912. It encodes these proteins:
- a CDS encoding DUF1330 domain-containing protein, translating into MTKGLWLVTTTVTNPAFAEYVEAFQPWVESVGGSVIAKDMKAETVEGKGGKLGVIIEFPSKQAAVDAFNSSEYQELSKLRWANSTDTNITIIDGGVTH
- a CDS encoding class IIb bacteriocin, lactobin A/cerein 7B family, producing the protein MNNTELTLDQELSLNELEDISGGLCPASMLVGAMFATVVIGWVAAEKAGSPGSFKSSFGGKDKNKKKNKKQEDN
- a CDS encoding DUF3104 domain-containing protein, with product MHEIEEDPLFLRVKSRDTVLVGEDEICKVLSFVGGARDPLAPTLFQVANVDTGEIKFVHGEEVREIVSTYEQEVQQRIEYPTEGPITNILPTVENHEKKIGKKKLSRN